One window from the genome of Eucalyptus grandis isolate ANBG69807.140 chromosome 7, ASM1654582v1, whole genome shotgun sequence encodes:
- the LOC104452728 gene encoding pathogenesis-related thaumatin-like protein 3.5 yields the protein MAFHVSLLLKVLLLLGIAATEVASQGNRKFTIQNNCKETVWPGITNGESFNRSGFELKPGQSAVYTPSATWSGRIWGRTGCNFDKNGNGACQTGACGNSLSCLGPGSSPVSIAEFTLGDPDYYDVSLVSGFNLPIVIKPVNAKVNCSTAGCDGDLRSNCPSELTVKSNGKVIACDSACDKFNTDEYCCRGAFGTADSCQPSNYSKAFKSFCPDAYSYAKDDPTSLKTCSSPEYVVSFCSSRNGTVCSVHDGTLKCSGSTDLRAPSYGWWFLAIVLPMIVGTHQFLGFIM from the exons ATGGCTTTTCACGTCAGTCTGCTCCTCAAAGTCTTGCTCCTACTCGGCATAGCCGCAACAG AAGTAGCCTCTCAAGGGAACAGAAAATTTACTATACAAAACAACTGCAAAGAGACTGTATGGCCAGGGATAACAAATGGTGAAAGTTTCAACCGCAGTGGCTTTGAATTGAAACCGGGCCAATCTGCCGTCTACACTCCATCGGCGACTTGGTCCGGGCGGATCTGGGGCCGAACCGGCTGCAATTTTGATAAGAACGGCAACGGCGCTTGCCAAACTGGTGCATGCGGCAATTCCTTGAGCTGCCTTGGGCCTGGGAGCTCGCCTGTTTCGATTGCCGAGTTCACCCTCGGAGATCCAGATTATTATGACGTTAGCCTTGTGAGCGGCTTCAATTTGCCCATAGTGATAAAGCCCGTAAATGCTAAGGTAAATTGCAGCACCGCCGGGTGCGACGGAGATTTGAGATCGAATTGCCCCTCGGAGCTCACCGTCAAGTCCAATGGGAAGGTGATTGCTTGCGACAGCGCATGCGATAAATTCAACACGGATGAGTACTGCTGCAGGGGCGCTTTTGGTACTGCAGATTCTTGCCAGCCAAGTAACTATTCAAAGGCTTTCAAGTCTTTCTGCCCAGATGCTTATAGCTACGCGAAAGACGACCCGACGAGCCTCAAAACATGCTCTAGCCCAGAATACGTCGTGAGCTTCTGCTCGTCGAG GAATGGAACGGTATGCTCTGTTCATGACGGTACATTGAAATGCAGTGGATCGACTGATTTGAGGGCACCCTCCTACGGATGGTGGTTTCTGGCGATCGTGCTGCCCATGATCGTCGGCACCCATCAGTTTTTGGGGTTCATTATGTGA